Part of the Salinigranum rubrum genome is shown below.
GCGGCGGACGCCAGCAGGACGGGAACGGCGGACGACGACGCCGAACTCGATGTCGCCGCCGTCGTCGACGATGACTCCGACGGTGAGGAGACCGGGGGGACCGGCGATAGCTCCGGGTCCGACGACGCCGAGTCGGCGGGGGACGCCGAAGCGACGGACACGGCGACGACAGAGGACGCCGTCCCGTGTACGCACCCCGACTGTGACCGGACGTTCGACACGGCCCGAGGGATGAAGATCCATCGGACGAAGGCCCACCCGCTCTCCGAACTCGTCGACGGGGAGCGAGAGCGGGCCGTCCACCGCGACCCCGACGTCCTGGCGCGCGTCTACGACGAACACGACACGTTCGCGGAGATGACGGCGGCACTCGACGTCGACGTCGGCGCTCAGGCGGTCCGCAAGCAGATGATCCGTCACGGCATCCACGAACCGGGAGCGAAGGATGAGGACACGACCGACGAGCGCACCGTCGATTCGACCGGCGAGCACACCGAGGACGACGGCGCGCGCGACCAGTCGGCGTCGGCAGCGTCCGATGTCGACGAGATGGAGGAGGTGGACGAAACGGACGGCGTCGAACCGGACGTCGGGCTCTCGTCCGGGGCCGACGCGCCGCTCGACGACGACACGCCCGTCGCCGACAGGCTTCCGGACCTCGACCTCCCGGGGTCGCTCTCGACGCAGGACCTCCTGACCGCCGTCGAGGAGGCGAACACGCTGTACGACGTCCAGCGGGCGCTCGACCTCGATCAGAAGACGACGCGGGACGTCCTCACGGAGTACGACCTCCTCGAACTGGTCTCCGGACGGGTCGCCGCGGTCGGTGACCGCGAGGAACTGAAGGCCGAGATCGGCCAGCGCATCCGCCGGACCGCCACCTGACTCAGCGGGACCGCTGAAAGTCACCACCGGCCGGCAGCCGGAGGGAGCGGCTGCGGACCGGTACACGGTTCAACGGTCCCTCTCACTCCGCCAGCCACGTCTCGTGGAGGTGAACCCACTCGACCCCGTTCGGCGTCCCCTCCGCGCGACGGAACAGCACTGTCGCGACCCGGCCGGTTCGCTCCTCTCCCGTGGTCTGCCACTCCTCGTACGTCCCGAGGCAGGTCTCGCCGACGACGCGCGGCTCGAACGTCGACGTCTCGACCGTGACGTCCTCGTGCGCCCCGTGGGCGTCGAAGACGTCCGCGACGATGCCGTCTCGGCTTCTGGTCAGCCCCGAGGGTTGTATCATTCGGAAGTCCTCGGCGAGCACTCCCTCGAACCGGCGCAGTTCGGTTCGCTGCTGCGGGAGTTCGCCGACGAACCAGAGTTCGAAGAAGGCGTGCAGTTCGTCGACCTCCCGCCGACACTGCTCGACGAGCGAAGAGTCGGTCTCGGTCATAGTCGTCGGACGCCGCGGTCCCCCTTCAGTGCTCGCTCTCCGCTCGCCTCGCCCTAGTCCGCCTGTCCGACCCGCTGGCCCGCGCGTGCCCACGCGAGCATCTCCGCGTAGAAGGGCTCCGACGAGAGCGCGTCGGTGTCGCCGACGAGGACGAGTGCCTTCTTCGCGCGCGTGAGCGCGACGTTCACCCGCCGGTGGTCCTCGAAGATGGGGCCGTCGAGCGTCCCGCACGCGACGAACGAGATGACGATGACCTCCTTCGCGGACCCCTGGAAGCGGTCGACGGTGTCGACCGTCACGTCCACTCGTCGACTGATCTCGGCCACCTGCGCCCGGAACGGGGCGATGACGCCGATGTCCCCCCTCTCGACCCCGGCGCCGAGGAACGCCTCGACCACCTCGGCGACCCGGTCGGCCTCGACGGGGTTGGCGTTGCCCTCGCGCCGTCCGTCGGGGTCGACGAACGACACCTGGTCTCTGAGGTCGGAGGGGAGTCGGTCCGGGGCGACACCCGGCAGGTCAGAGAGCCGCTGGGCGGCCACGTCGCCGGAGGCGGGGCGGAGTCTGTTGTCGTAGAAGCGCTTCGAGGAGAACGCCTGGATGCGCTGGGCCATTCTGTACTGGCGGTCGAGCATCACCGACGCCTCGGGGTAGCGCTCGACGAGTCGCTGAAAGAGCGACGTCCGCAGGTCGGTCTCGGCGCGGACGACCGGCGGAAGCTGTTTGTGGTCGCCGACGAGGACGAACCGGTCGGCGAGGTTGACGGCCGCGAGCGTACCTGGCTCGGTCAGTTGCGAGGCCTCGTCGACGAGCGCGACGTCGAACGACTGCTCGCGGAGCGCGCGAGACCCGCAGGCGGCGGTGGTCGCCGCGACGACCGGGGCGCCTCTGAATCTCGACGCGAGTTCCGCGGGGTCGCCGCGCTCTCGGAGCCGGATGTCGTGCATGTCCTCGCGGACGCCCGTCTCGCTGCCCACGCGAACCGCCTCTTCGAACCCCTGGTCGCGGAGGGCTTCGAGCGCGTTGTCGACCGCGCGGTTGGTGAACGCCGAGAGGAGGACGCGGTCGCCGCGCTCGACGAGCGCCCGCACCGTCCGCGCGATGGTGTAGGTCTTGCCCGTCCCCGGCGGGCCGTGGACGAGCGCGATGTCCTCGGCGTTCACCGCGCGGTTCACCGCCGCGTTCTGCGAGGCGTTGTTGTCGATGTACGTCTCCCGCTTCTCCCGGAATTCGGGCTCGGCCCGCCCGAACAGGACGTCCTTCCGCCGCTGGTCGCCTTTCAGGAGGGCGTCGTGGAGGGCGGTGAGCAGCCGCGAAATCGTGATCTCGGAGGGGTACACGTCCAGCCGCCGGAGTTCGACCGGTTCGTCGGTCGTCACGACCACCTCGCTCCCGAGGCGCTCGATGCGACAGAGTTCGGCGTGACCGCGGACGGGGTCGCCGTCGGAAGCGAGCGCGACGTCACCCTCGCGGAGTTTCGAGACCGCGTCGCTCGCCTTCTTCGCTCGAAGCTCCCACCGGCCGTCGTCGCGTTCTCGCTGATCGAGCGGTTCGAGGTCGACGAGCGCCCGGTCGTCGGCCGCCCGCTCTTCTCCGGTTTGTTCCCAGATCTTCCGGTACTCGCGGTGGACTTCGCGGCGCTCGGCTTCGAGGTCCTCGTACATCCGCTCGAAGTACGCCCGCTCGTCCTCGGGGATGGCGGTCCCGATCTGCCCGGCTTTCGACTCCTGGTCGAGACGGCCGGAGACGACCATGCAGGTGTCCTGCTCGAAGCAGTACTCGCACTTCGCGTTGGCCTCGTACCCGGTGGGGACGTCGGTCGCGAACTCCATGGCCGCGATCTCGTTTCTCGTTCGAACGACGTACTTCAGGAGGCCGGGACCGATGGAGAAGTCCTTCGCGGGCGAGAGGTCACCGCTCTCCTCGACGCGTTCGAGCGCCGTGTTCTTCGTGTACAGCAGGGTTCCCGTGTCGGGGGCCTCCTCTCCAGAGTCGGCGAGCATCAGCGCGTAGGCGGCGGCCTGAATCTTGTCCTGAAAGCGCGGGTCGCGCTTGAGGTTCTTCCCCGTCTTCAGTTCGACCGGCGACCCGCGCCGGATGGCGTCAGCGCGTCCCTTCATCCCGAACGTCGGCGAGATGAGCGTGTACTCCGAGCGCCACTCGTCCGCCTGCGAGAGCGTGCCCTGCGCCAGCCACCCCTCGATGGCGGCGGCGTTGCGCCGCACCTCGTCCGCCACCTCGGTCGCCTCTCGACCCAGCAGACCGATGTCGAGACCGGCCTCCGCGACTCGGTCCTCGATTGACGCCTCCAGGTCCATCCCGCGGAGGAGGTCGCCGAACACCTCGTGGACGATGGTCCCCTTCACGACCGGGTAGTTCAGCGGAATCCCCGAGAGCTTGTTCAGGTAGTACATCCGCGGGCACTGCACCCACGAGCGGACGTCGGTCACGTCGACGAGGAAGTCCGGTTCGAGCACGACGTACGACTCGCCCGACGTCGAGTAGGTGGTCTCCCCGCGGTACTCCTTCTCCTCGGCGTCGGTGACGAGAAGCTCCATCCCCGGTTCGGCGTAGTCGGCCGTCTCGGTCCACTTCCCCCAGAGCGTCACGCCGAGAGGGTCGCCGTCGGCGGGGCGGACGGTGAGTTCGACGAGGTCGCTCTCGCCGTACTGCGTGTTCACCGTCTTCACGTCGCCGACGTCGAGGACCCGACCGCGAACGTTCACGAACGGTCCACGCCCCCGAGAGTAAAAAGCCTGTTTTCGTCCCGGTCAGCGGAGCTTGAAGTAGAGCCAGCGCCAGACGCCGAGACCGACGACGCCGACGACGAGCGTGACGCCGAAGAAGATAGCCAGCGGCAGCAGCCCGCCGGTCGCGTCGAACGGGAGGACCACCCGGAGGACGATGCCGATGACGTCGGCGACGACCCACGAACGGATGCCGAGCGGGATGGCGGCCTTCGCCGACTCCGCCGCGCCCGCCGAGTACGCGCCGACGAGGGGAGCGGCGACGACCCAGCCGACGAGGAACGGGAGGAGCGTCAGTGCGAGGCCGACCGGGTTCTCCGTGAGATACGCGAAGCCGTTGTGCCGCGCCGTCCCGAGCGACAGCAACAGCGCCAGTACCAGCACGTCCCCCACCGCCAGGGGCAGCGCGGCCGTGACGATGCGCCCGTCCAGGAACGACCCTGTCGAGGTTGCCATACGCGCCCCTTCTGTGGGGTGCCTCTTGGCTTCCCCGGTTCAGTGTCGAAAGTCCCCGACGCGACCGGCGACGACGTAGCCGAACCCCGCTCTGACGACGCGCGCCGAGAGACCCTCCCGTTCGAGGAAGCG
Proteins encoded:
- a CDS encoding DUF4440 domain-containing protein; its protein translation is MTETDSSLVEQCRREVDELHAFFELWFVGELPQQRTELRRFEGVLAEDFRMIQPSGLTRSRDGIVADVFDAHGAHEDVTVETSTFEPRVVGETCLGTYEEWQTTGEERTGRVATVLFRRAEGTPNGVEWVHLHETWLAE
- a CDS encoding AAA domain-containing protein gives rise to the protein MNVRGRVLDVGDVKTVNTQYGESDLVELTVRPADGDPLGVTLWGKWTETADYAEPGMELLVTDAEEKEYRGETTYSTSGESYVVLEPDFLVDVTDVRSWVQCPRMYYLNKLSGIPLNYPVVKGTIVHEVFGDLLRGMDLEASIEDRVAEAGLDIGLLGREATEVADEVRRNAAAIEGWLAQGTLSQADEWRSEYTLISPTFGMKGRADAIRRGSPVELKTGKNLKRDPRFQDKIQAAAYALMLADSGEEAPDTGTLLYTKNTALERVEESGDLSPAKDFSIGPGLLKYVVRTRNEIAAMEFATDVPTGYEANAKCEYCFEQDTCMVVSGRLDQESKAGQIGTAIPEDERAYFERMYEDLEAERREVHREYRKIWEQTGEERAADDRALVDLEPLDQRERDDGRWELRAKKASDAVSKLREGDVALASDGDPVRGHAELCRIERLGSEVVVTTDEPVELRRLDVYPSEITISRLLTALHDALLKGDQRRKDVLFGRAEPEFREKRETYIDNNASQNAAVNRAVNAEDIALVHGPPGTGKTYTIARTVRALVERGDRVLLSAFTNRAVDNALEALRDQGFEEAVRVGSETGVREDMHDIRLRERGDPAELASRFRGAPVVAATTAACGSRALREQSFDVALVDEASQLTEPGTLAAVNLADRFVLVGDHKQLPPVVRAETDLRTSLFQRLVERYPEASVMLDRQYRMAQRIQAFSSKRFYDNRLRPASGDVAAQRLSDLPGVAPDRLPSDLRDQVSFVDPDGRREGNANPVEADRVAEVVEAFLGAGVERGDIGVIAPFRAQVAEISRRVDVTVDTVDRFQGSAKEVIVISFVACGTLDGPIFEDHRRVNVALTRAKKALVLVGDTDALSSEPFYAEMLAWARAGQRVGQAD
- a CDS encoding DUF3054 domain-containing protein, coding for MATSTGSFLDGRIVTAALPLAVGDVLVLALLLSLGTARHNGFAYLTENPVGLALTLLPFLVGWVVAAPLVGAYSAGAAESAKAAIPLGIRSWVVADVIGIVLRVVLPFDATGGLLPLAIFFGVTLVVGVVGLGVWRWLYFKLR